In the genome of bacterium, the window TCGACTGCTTCCGCCACCGCGCGCTGCGCTGAGGCGCGCCCGCAAGGAGTCCCATGCGACTGCTCATCCTCGGTGGCACCGTCTTTCTCGGCAAGCACATCGCCGAGGCGGCGCTCGCAGCCGGCCACACGGTGACCCTCTTCAACCGCGGGCGCACGAACGCCGATACCTTCGCCGGCCGCGCGGGCGTGGAGACGATCCACGGCGATCGCGACGGCGGCCTCGCCGCGCTCGGCACGGGTACCTGGGACGCCGTCGTCGACACCAGCGGCTACCTGCCGCGCGTGGTGGGTCAGTCCGCGCACGCGCTGGCCGGGCGCGTCGAGCGCTACCTCTTCATCTCGACGATCTCCGTCTACGCGGATCCGCCGCCGGCCGGCGTGCATGAGGACTCGCCGCTCGCAAGCCTCGCGGATCCGAGCGTCGAGCTGGTGAACGGCGAGACCTACGGCGGCCTCAAGGTGCTCTGCGAGGCGGCCGTCCGCGCGGCGCAGGGAGCGCGCGCGCTGATCGTGCGGCCGGGACTCATCGTGGGTCCGGACGATCCCACCGATCGCTTCAGCTACTGGCCCCTGCGCGCGGCCCGTGGCGGGCGAATCCTCGCGCCGGGCCGGCCGGATGCGCCGACCCAGCTCATCGACGTGCGCGATCTTGCGGCGTGGACGATCCGCCTGCTCGCCGCGGGCAGGACCGGCGTCTTCAATGCGACGGGGCCGGCCGCGCCGATCGGCCTCGGCGAGCTGCTCGAGACCTGCCTGCGCGCCGTGGGCGGCGATGGCGAGCTGGTCTGGCTGGACGAGGCCTTCCTCCTCGAGCAGGGCGTGGTGCCCTTCACCGAGCTGCCCTGCTGGGTGCCCTCAGCGGGCGAGGGGCTCCTGCGAACCGCGATCGATCGCGCGCTGGCGGCGGACCTGCAATTGCGTCCGCTCGAAGAGACGGCGCGCGACACGCTGGCATGGCGCCAGCCACTCGTGGCAGCGCGGCCGCTGCGCGCGGGCCTGGACGCGGAGCGCGAAGCCGCGCTTCTGGCCGGCGCCGACGCGGGTTGAAGCTTCCCTCAATTTCAGGTACAATAACGGAGCCACTGTTCGGGTGACCGCCGAACGGGCCCAGCGCGTCCCGCGCGCCCTTCCCCATGGGCCTGTCAGTCGGAGGAGATAAGCCCGGCGTTTCGACAGCCCTGGAGGACGGAATGAAGAGATTGCTCACGATTCTGGCACTGCTGGCCCTCGCTGCCGGCCCCGCTCTGGCGCAGAACATCGGCGGCAGCACCGTCACCGTCAGTCCCAGCGAGGACAACAACGGCACCAGCACGCTCTGCTTCACGGTTACCAATGCTAGCACCGACTTCGAGTGGCTCACGGACGTGATCATCACCCTGCCCGCTTGCATGACCATCCTGAACACGCCGCCCGCGAGCGCGGCCCCCGCGCCCGGCTCGGCCGACTTCAACAGCGGCGCCACCGTGTCCTTCGGGGGCTACGGCACGAACATCGCCCACTGGAGCGGCGATGACGAGTTCGGCTACGGCTTCCTGCTGGGCGAGAACGCGGGCGTCTTTTGCGTCACGGTCTCGATCAACTGCGCCTGCGACAACAGCTACCCCATCGGTTGGACCCTGCTCGGCGACACCTTCGGCGCGCCTCCGCACACCGCCACGGGTTCGCTGAGCTTCCTCGTTCTCTGCAGCACGCCTGCGGCGTCCAGCAGCTGGGGCGATGTGAAGTCGCTCTACTAGTCTCTGCGGATGCGGGGCGATCGCCTGGTGGACTCCTCGACCCCCGGCTTCGGCCGGGGGTTTTTCTTCGGGGGAAAGTGCCGCGCGGATCAGGGCGCCGAACGCCAGAGCGCGCGGCCCGCGGCGTCGATGATGAGCAGCCGCTCGTCCTCGATGACCAGCGCCACGCCATGCGCGAAGGGCGTGCCCGCGGCGTAGCGCGGCGCGATGCGCGCCTGCCCCGCGCGATC includes:
- a CDS encoding NAD-dependent epimerase/dehydratase family protein, giving the protein MRLLILGGTVFLGKHIAEAALAAGHTVTLFNRGRTNADTFAGRAGVETIHGDRDGGLAALGTGTWDAVVDTSGYLPRVVGQSAHALAGRVERYLFISTISVYADPPPAGVHEDSPLASLADPSVELVNGETYGGLKVLCEAAVRAAQGARALIVRPGLIVGPDDPTDRFSYWPLRAARGGRILAPGRPDAPTQLIDVRDLAAWTIRLLAAGRTGVFNATGPAAPIGLGELLETCLRAVGGDGELVWLDEAFLLEQGVVPFTELPCWVPSAGEGLLRTAIDRALAADLQLRPLEETARDTLAWRQPLVAARPLRAGLDAEREAALLAGADAG